Proteins from one Halopseudomonas pelagia genomic window:
- the pgaB gene encoding poly-beta-1,6-N-acetyl-D-glucosamine N-deacetylase PgaB, translating into MIVLGRIFLLLTLLLSAACAQQTIPFTAPQDRPEALGEAEWPKNHVLALVYHDVQDANPDNTFLSVRTLNMLDQLAWLRENGYQAVSIDQILEARQGGADLPAKAVLLSFDDGFSSFRERVLPVLRAYQWPAVLAPVGAWMDTPADQPVDFGGLAVPRERFATRADIREIADSGLVEIAAHTDNLHFGTLANVQGNMLPAAANRQYDSATGQYETVEAYKARLNTDVQRISQKLREVTGRSPRVWVWPYGAASGMALEVIDRNGYQMAMTLEGGLATVQNLRDTGRYLIGEDPSTQSFAAAVSGMQNTAAKRIAHVDLDYVYDPDPVQMEANLGVLIQRIADLRINTVFLQAYADPTGDGTVKELYFPNRHLPMRADLFNRAAWQLRTRAGVDVFAWMPVLSFDLDPALPRVTAIDAAGGSDAAVNPVQYQRLSPFDPRVRKQVGEIYEDLAASASFEGLLFHDDALLSDFEDAGSAAREAYAAVGLHSDLNALRSDPEQMAAWTRFKSQYLIDFTLELADKVKAIRGPQVKTARNIFAMPILEPESEAWFAQNMHDFLNNYDWTAIMAMPLMEGVSKADSDAWLSRLVLQVKQYPDAMDKTIFELQARDWRVGKEGPIDSELLVSWMHRLQWEGVRHFGYYPDDFHTDNPRLELVRPALSNAWSTQR; encoded by the coding sequence ATGATAGTGCTCGGTCGAATTTTCCTGTTATTGACCCTGTTGCTCAGCGCCGCTTGTGCACAACAGACGATACCTTTCACCGCCCCGCAGGATCGACCGGAAGCCCTCGGGGAAGCTGAATGGCCAAAAAACCATGTTCTGGCGCTGGTCTACCATGATGTGCAGGATGCCAATCCGGACAACACCTTCCTGTCAGTGCGCACCTTGAACATGCTCGACCAGCTTGCCTGGTTGCGCGAGAACGGCTATCAGGCCGTCTCTATCGATCAGATTCTCGAGGCTCGTCAAGGCGGCGCGGATCTGCCGGCAAAGGCTGTGTTGCTCAGCTTCGATGACGGCTTCAGCAGTTTCCGGGAGCGGGTGCTGCCGGTACTCAGAGCCTATCAGTGGCCAGCCGTGCTGGCACCGGTGGGTGCCTGGATGGATACGCCGGCAGATCAGCCGGTTGATTTTGGCGGTCTTGCCGTACCGCGTGAACGTTTCGCCACCCGCGCGGACATTCGCGAGATAGCCGACTCGGGATTGGTCGAGATTGCAGCTCATACCGATAATCTGCACTTCGGTACCCTGGCTAACGTGCAGGGCAACATGCTGCCTGCAGCGGCCAATCGCCAATATGATTCGGCCACCGGTCAGTACGAAACAGTCGAGGCCTATAAGGCCCGGTTGAATACCGATGTTCAGCGGATCAGTCAGAAATTACGTGAGGTCACCGGGCGCAGCCCGCGGGTCTGGGTATGGCCGTATGGCGCTGCCAGTGGCATGGCGCTGGAAGTGATAGACAGGAACGGCTACCAGATGGCGATGACGTTGGAAGGTGGTTTGGCGACGGTGCAGAACCTTCGTGATACCGGGCGTTATCTGATCGGGGAAGATCCCAGCACGCAAAGCTTCGCTGCGGCCGTCAGCGGTATGCAGAATACCGCGGCAAAGCGGATTGCTCATGTGGATCTGGATTACGTTTATGATCCCGACCCGGTGCAGATGGAGGCTAACCTGGGCGTGTTGATTCAGCGTATCGCCGATCTGCGCATCAATACCGTATTTCTGCAGGCTTACGCTGATCCCACCGGCGACGGCACGGTCAAGGAGCTGTACTTTCCCAACCGTCACCTGCCTATGCGTGCTGACTTGTTTAATCGCGCTGCCTGGCAGTTGCGTACCCGGGCGGGCGTTGATGTCTTTGCCTGGATGCCGGTCTTGAGTTTTGATCTGGATCCGGCATTGCCCCGAGTGACCGCGATTGACGCCGCGGGCGGTAGTGACGCGGCAGTGAACCCGGTGCAGTACCAGCGGCTTTCACCATTCGATCCCAGGGTGCGCAAGCAGGTAGGCGAGATATATGAAGACCTGGCCGCCAGTGCCAGTTTTGAGGGCCTGCTGTTCCATGATGATGCGCTGCTGTCGGATTTTGAAGATGCCGGTAGTGCCGCACGTGAAGCTTATGCGGCAGTAGGTTTGCATTCGGATTTGAATGCATTACGGTCTGATCCGGAGCAAATGGCTGCCTGGACGCGTTTCAAGAGCCAGTACCTGATCGATTTCACTCTGGAGCTGGCGGATAAGGTCAAGGCCATTCGCGGGCCGCAGGTGAAGACCGCCAGGAACATATTTGCGATGCCGATCCTCGAGCCGGAAAGCGAGGCCTGGTTCGCGCAGAACATGCATGACTTCCTGAACAACTATGACTGGACCGCCATCATGGCGATGCCTTTGATGGAGGGGGTCAGCAAAGCAGATTCCGACGCCTGGCTGTCGCGTCTGGTGCTACAGGTCAAGCAGTACCCTGATGCGATGGACAAGACCATCTTTGAATTGCAGGCCCGCGATTGGCGCGTGGGTAAGGAAGGTCCGATCGATAGCGAGCTGCTGGTGAGCTGGATGCATCGTCTGCAATGGGAGGGAGTACGTCACTTTGGCTACTACCCGGATGATTTCCATACTGATAATCCGCGCCTCGAGCTGGTACGCCCGGCATTGTCCAATGCGTGGAGTACCCAGCGATGA
- the pgaA gene encoding poly-beta-1,6 N-acetyl-D-glucosamine export porin PgaA — protein MLSNLAGRRVIACCFSLGLSLGSSLVWADQAYVDLIERARLGDQQPALDYLRQLPSLTPVQQTDLLLIASWAGEDDEVLRLYQSNTAFYAKNPDTVAAMARARRNRGEWEEAVNGFLLARSLAPARADLLQAQLMTMADMGQTPAAIKRARVWTEQAPKQLEARLALGYALMHDGQQHASLAEYDRAWKLAPGRRDVLREYLFALQRAGLPVLALGIAEQHPELLGDEELRIMRADALAERVRLADTSTRSESERFVIADRALAQADAMMQEWEALPEAQVEVIRVRVDRMGALHARVDMQGVVDEYYALKDMQVVLPPYALRWAASAMLYLRQPELSAELYREVIAASNDKDQSWLSDHQSLYYALIESEELEEADQLSKQLAEAQPERIYPLGVPQGRPNNKWLDSQILVANNALYRDDLPAAQQAFDSLSDAAPGNVSLRTSRASVYVARGWPRRAEEQLKIAENTAPRTVDVEAGQALNALTLQEWRQADVLADDLVERFPENLRAQRVDRLRDVHHMAELRIAGYRGKSDEDSVSGGSDFGLETVVYSSPFKEDWRVFAGGGIGRGEFEEGDADHDWLRAGIEHRIRNNTLEAEFSSHEFGFGRRAGARLSGVHDASDVWQYGWSAELLSASTPLRALNSNIDADSLTGYARWRESERREVSLTVLPMSFSDGNDRLSLVLDGSQRVFTAPRMILDAGLELSTSRNSQGGEGPYFNPESDASVLSTLNLSHILHRRYETVWSQDLQFGLGYYDQRDFGGGGMGLLGYGQRLRMNDVFDSGFLLSALSRPYDGDREQEYRLVLDVNFRFKGL, from the coding sequence TTGCTCAGTAACTTAGCAGGGAGGCGAGTTATTGCTTGCTGTTTCTCCTTGGGTTTGTCTTTGGGCTCCAGCCTTGTCTGGGCTGATCAGGCTTATGTTGATCTGATAGAGCGTGCTCGCCTTGGCGACCAGCAGCCTGCATTGGACTACCTGCGCCAACTCCCCTCGCTGACCCCGGTTCAGCAAACTGATCTTCTACTGATAGCCAGTTGGGCGGGTGAAGATGACGAAGTGTTGCGGCTCTATCAGTCCAATACCGCTTTCTATGCAAAAAATCCCGATACCGTAGCGGCAATGGCGCGTGCCCGGCGCAATCGCGGCGAGTGGGAAGAGGCGGTGAATGGCTTTCTGCTTGCCCGCTCTCTGGCGCCGGCTCGAGCCGATCTGCTGCAGGCGCAGTTGATGACCATGGCCGATATGGGCCAAACGCCGGCCGCGATCAAGCGTGCCCGGGTATGGACCGAACAGGCTCCCAAGCAGTTGGAAGCGCGCCTGGCGCTGGGTTATGCATTGATGCATGACGGGCAGCAGCATGCGTCGTTGGCGGAGTATGACCGGGCTTGGAAGCTGGCCCCCGGCCGGCGCGATGTGTTGCGCGAGTATCTGTTTGCGCTGCAGCGCGCGGGTCTGCCGGTGCTGGCTCTGGGCATTGCCGAGCAGCATCCCGAACTGCTGGGCGACGAGGAGCTGCGTATCATGCGCGCCGACGCTCTGGCTGAGCGCGTGCGCCTGGCCGACACGTCAACGCGTTCCGAATCCGAGCGCTTTGTGATAGCCGACCGGGCACTGGCTCAGGCTGACGCAATGATGCAAGAGTGGGAAGCCTTGCCCGAAGCTCAGGTCGAAGTCATTCGTGTCCGGGTTGACCGTATGGGCGCCTTGCATGCCCGCGTGGACATGCAGGGTGTGGTTGATGAGTACTATGCACTGAAAGACATGCAGGTTGTCCTGCCGCCATATGCGCTGCGCTGGGCCGCCAGTGCCATGCTCTATCTACGCCAGCCCGAGCTGTCTGCCGAGCTGTACCGTGAAGTCATTGCTGCCAGCAACGACAAGGACCAGAGCTGGTTGAGTGATCACCAAAGCCTCTACTACGCGTTGATTGAAAGCGAAGAGCTGGAGGAGGCCGATCAGCTCAGCAAGCAATTGGCCGAGGCGCAGCCTGAACGCATTTATCCCTTGGGCGTACCCCAGGGCCGGCCGAACAATAAATGGCTCGACAGTCAGATTCTGGTCGCCAATAACGCCCTTTACCGTGACGACTTGCCAGCAGCTCAGCAGGCTTTTGATAGCTTGTCCGACGCCGCCCCAGGCAACGTCTCCTTGCGCACCAGCCGCGCCAGCGTTTATGTCGCCCGAGGTTGGCCACGGCGCGCTGAAGAGCAGTTGAAGATTGCTGAAAATACTGCGCCCAGAACCGTAGACGTCGAAGCGGGCCAGGCTCTGAATGCCCTGACACTGCAGGAATGGCGGCAAGCTGATGTGCTGGCCGACGACCTGGTAGAGCGCTTTCCGGAGAATCTTCGTGCTCAACGCGTAGACCGCTTGCGCGACGTTCATCATATGGCCGAGTTGCGGATTGCCGGTTATCGCGGCAAAAGCGATGAAGACAGCGTTTCTGGCGGCAGCGACTTTGGCCTGGAAACAGTAGTGTACAGCTCGCCATTCAAGGAAGACTGGCGGGTGTTCGCCGGAGGTGGTATCGGCCGCGGTGAGTTTGAAGAGGGTGATGCGGATCACGACTGGCTGCGTGCCGGTATCGAGCACCGCATACGCAACAACACCCTGGAGGCGGAATTCTCCAGTCACGAATTTGGCTTTGGCCGCCGCGCGGGCGCCAGGCTGTCGGGTGTCCACGATGCGAGTGATGTCTGGCAGTACGGCTGGTCAGCTGAACTGCTGTCGGCATCAACGCCACTTCGTGCGTTGAACAGCAACATCGACGCAGACAGCCTCACCGGCTACGCGCGCTGGCGTGAAAGCGAGCGGCGGGAAGTCAGCCTGACTGTCCTGCCGATGTCCTTCAGCGATGGTAACGACCGCTTGAGCCTGGTGCTAGACGGCAGTCAGCGGGTATTTACCGCCCCACGCATGATCCTCGACGCGGGTTTGGAATTGTCCACCAGCCGCAACAGCCAGGGCGGCGAAGGTCCCTACTTCAACCCGGAGTCGGATGCCAGCGTGCTCTCTACGCTGAATCTGTCGCACATTCTGCATCGTCGCTACGAGACTGTCTGGAGTCAGGATCTGCAGTTCGGCCTGGGATATTACGATCAGCGCGACTTCGGTGGCGGGGGCATGGGTTTGCTCGGTTATGGGCAGCGTCTACGCATGAATGATGTGTTTGACAGTGGCTTCCTGCTGTCTGCCTTGAGCAGACCCTATGATGGGGATCGCGAGCAGGAATACCGGCTTGTCCTCGACGTCAACTTCCGATTCAAGGGACTGTGA